CAGTCTCGCGCGTCGCCATCGCTGGTGCGATATGAGACGATGCAGCGGGAGATGCTTGCTCGTTATGAGATCCGTGTGCGGAAGTGGCGCCAAAGCACGTCTGGTGTTGCGTGGCAGGTATTTTACGCTGATGGGACGGTGGCACGATTGATCGAATCACCGAAGCCGCGCGGGCCGGTTTCTGCAGCGGTGTTCCTACACGAGGTCGGTCATCACGCAATCGGGTTCGGGACGTACAAGCTTCGTTGCCTTGAGGAGTACCACGCCTGGATGTTCTCTCTGGAACAGATGCACGCGTGGGAGCTGAACATCACGGCTCGCGTCGAGAAACGGGTGCAGGACTCAATGCGTTACGCGGTTGCGAAGGCTGTGCGTCGGGGGCTAAAAAGGCTTCCGACAGAGTTGCTCCCGTATCTGCCGGAGGGAGTTTGCATCGAATCCGAGGTTCCTTCAGTCGAGCACTTAGTCGATGCGTAAGTCAGGCTGCCTGCTTCTTCGCAGATTTCACCTCGGCTTGCAGTTTGGAGAGTTTCTTGAAGCTCGGCGACTGGTGACGCTTTGAACTCCAGCCGCAACCGGGGCAGTGCTCGCCGGAGATACCCCGCATCGACAGGCCGCAGTTCATGCACGAGAGGCCCATCCGTGCTTCTGCGCTGCTCACGCCCCACATCAGCACGCACGCGATTGCACCTGAGAGCCATACAAATGCGCTGATCGCGAGGATCTCCATGCTGTATGCTGGGATGAGTGTGGCCACGGAGACGAGCAGGGTCAGCAGTGCCATCTGCTGGAAGGACTTCTGCCTTCTGGTTGCTATCAGCAGTAGCAGCGAAGATGTCAGCCCAGCGATAAGGATGGTGAGCGCGATTTCAATCGATGCGGTCATGCCCTTTGCGAAACTGAGATACTTCTGTATGGCATCGCCAAGATGGGGTTTGATTGCGATGTTGAGTGCGGGGAACCAAACTCCGAACGTTGCAAACCATGCAAGGAAGACCCATGGTGCGATATTGACTATTTTGAAACCCAGCACACATGCGACGAGTCCAGACGCCGCTGCGATCCATCCCATACGCAGCAGGGTCTTTTCGAGCAGATCGGGTGTCAGCATTTCGGCGGAATACGCCTGATAGATTGTCAGCCCTGCTGCCCCTGACAGGAGAACCCAGAGGGCGATCGAGAGCAATCCCAATCCCTTGGCGTACGAAACTGCTGCGGCACGAAGCATCCGACACCTCACATTCACGTCCCTGTGGACTTGCCAGCCTGACCAGTGTGGGTGGGTCAAGCATTGTTCATTGTCGGTTTGGGGTGGCCTTTATGCGAAACCGGGTGGGCGAATTTCCTGCTGTCTTTGCGCCTGCATCCCTCACAACTGGTACAGATGGGCCAGTTCATATTTGGGGCGAGTCATGTGCTCATTTGTGACGATGTCCGCAGACATCCATATACTCTTGTTATGGGCATTACGTCAGCATCAAATGGGCAAGCTGCACCCCGCGCCGTTGTTATCCGTACCGCAGGTATCAACTGTGATCGCGAGATGGCTCGTGGGTTTTCGGCTGCGGGTGCCGACGTGTCTCTGGTCCATCTTGAAAAAGTGTGCGCACAGCCAGCGATGCTCGACGGGTTCGATCTGATCGGGTTTCCTGGTGGGTTCAGTTACGGTGATGATGTTGCATCGGGCCGGATCTTCGCAATGAAGGTTCGGCGTGCATTACTCCCGGCGCTGCGTGCTGCTCTTGATCGCAAGTGCCCGATGCTTGGGATCTGCAATGGGTTTCAGGTATTGGTGCAGTGTGGCTTACTCCCGGGATTTGAATCAGACGACAGTGTGGGTGTCGAGCGTGGGGCTGGTCTGACAGACAACGCCTGCGGGCACTTTGTTGACTCGTGGGTGCGTGTGACATATCAGCCAAACACACATTGCGTGTGGACACAAGGGCTTGACTCGCTGGGTGACGATGCACGGCTGCTCCCGGTTGCGCATGGCGAGGGACGGTTTGTTGCACATGATCGGAAGGTTCTCGATGCGATTGAGTCGGCAAATCTTGGTGTGATTCGGTATGAGGACAACTTTAATGGTTCGGATGGTGCGATTGCAGGATTGTGCGATCCATCGGGGCTTGTGCTTGGGCTGATGCCGCATCCCGATCGGTTTCTTGAGTGGACCCGCCATCCATACTGGACACGTCTGCCACAGTCACTTCTTGCAACCGAAGCACCCGGGCTGGCATCATTTCGAAACGCTGTCAGATATGCTGCGGAGCATGCCGTACGAGACAATGGCGTAGCGCAGCAGGCGTGCTGATGGATGGAACCCGCACAGTGTGGCGGAGTATCACAATCGCAAAGGAGTGAGTTGTGAGCCCATTGTCAGATGCAGAACTGAAGCGCATGGCGGCGACTGCCGGTGTCCCTGCGATGACGATTGACGATCATCGTCCGTGTCGTGAGTGCGGGTATGACCTGATCGGTCTTCAGGTTGATGGGGTTTGTCCGGAGTGCGGCACCTCAATTCAGTCAATCTCCAGCGGAGCAAGCACCTCGTCTACCCCGCACGCACGTTCGAAACACGAGCGGTTGCTTGAGTATCCAAAGTCTCGGTTGAAGGTGCTTCGGAATGGTCTGACGATGATGGCGATTGCGGTGCCGTTGTTGACAATGCTCCCGCTTGTTGTTCGCGTGATGGATTCGACCGGGTACGCACTGACCGAAGAGCCAGTCATCGCTGGGGTGTATGTTGCTACTTCGGTGCTTTGGGTGCTCGGAGTGGTGATGCTGTCTGTGATGCCGATGCACGCGGACCACATTCCAGCAAAGCTCAGGCCGTGGTATGCCAAAGTTGGTATGGCAAGCATCGTCACGCAGTGCTTCTGGATCGGTGCTGCTCTGTCGTGGCTTGTCTTTACTGCGCAGAATACAACACCTGCACTGGGAGTAGCGATTGGACTTCGTGTTGTCGCGGTCTTTGGGTTGATTCCAACGTGCTGGCAACTCTCGCTCATTGCACGTGCAGCAAACGATGATCATCTAGCCGAGCGTCTGTGGGCGATCGGCTGGGGCATGCCGGCAGCGCTCGTTGGTTTGGTGGTGCTGGGGTTTTTCCCAACCACCTTCCTGATCATGTGCGGAGGACTTTTTATCTTTTATGGGCTGACGTTTGGTGTGTTCGTCATGCAGCTGCTGCTGGCGAAACATGTGTTTGATGTTCGCGCAGATGTGGCATGGGCAATTCGAAATCAGAACCACACCAGGTATCGTGAGGAGGAGTTCCGCGAGCGAGCTGCAAAGCGGGCAGCCGAGGCACTGGTCTCCGATGCGCTCACACTAGATGATGTGCCAGCAGCAGCAAGGGCCGCTGAGTACGAGAGCCACAGCAGATTTGCGCATGGGGAACATCAGGCCGACATCAAACCGGCTGGTTCGAGCAGCACCAGCCACACCCCAATGGTGAACCCAAAGCAGGAGCAGCAAACAACACAAAGACCACCTCCCAAGCCGCTCAAGGGAGAGCATCGGATCGAGCAGTCGGATGATGGTGAAACCTACGACATCATTGATTGATGCCCGAGAACGCAGGAAATCACTCGTTTCAGCGGTGTGATTACTTGCCTTTGCGCACACGCCGGTTTTGATTGACTGTGCAGACACCTTCCATCCATACTGATTCGTCGAAACACGCAAAGGGCAAGGTGCTTGTTGCGATGTCCGGCGGTGTTGATTCGTCGGTTGCTGCTGCACTGCTGAAAGAGCAGGGATATGAGGTTGTTGGTGTCTTTATGCGCCTCGGATCGGTTGGTGATGATCTCGAAGAGCAGGGCGCGGTGTGTCGGATCAAGCCGACCGGTGATCGAGCGCTGAAGGTCCAGACAAAGGTGCATCATCAGGGATGCTGCTCGGTGGGCGATGCCAACGACGCACGCGTTGTTGCTGCGGAGCTCGGTATCTCGCTGTATGTCTGCAACTTCACGAAAGAGTTCGGCAGGATCATCGACTACTTTACGGATGAGTATGCGCACGGGAAGACACCGAACCCGTGTGTGCGATGCAACGACTGGATCAAGTTCGGTCGTCTGTTCGAGTACGCAGACATGATCGGCGCGGACTTTGTCGCGACCGGACACTACGCGCAGCTAGCACACATTGACGGTGAGCCGGTGCTCAAGCGCGGTGCTGATGTCGCAAAGGACCAGAGCTATGTGTTGTTCGGGATCGATCGAGCGCGCCTGCAGCGGATGATGCTGCCGGTGGGGCAGTTCGAAAAGCCGATGATACGTCAGCGTGCGCACGAACTGAACCTGCCGGTTTTTGATAAGCCCGACTCGCAGGAGATCTGCTTTGTTCCGGATAACAACTACGCCAATCTTGTTGAGCGCAGGGTTCCGGAACTCGCACACGAGGGGACGATCCTCGATATCGATGGCAACGAGATCGGGACGCACGCGGGGCATCACCGGTTTACCATCGGGCAGCGTCGCAAGCTGGGGATGGCGTTCGGCAAGCCGACCTATGTCGTTGACAAGAATCCTGCAAGCAACACCATCACCGTTGGAGACAAGACAGACCTTGTCATCGGCGCGTGCGATGTGGGTGAAGCGAACTGGCTCGTCGATACTGATTGCATGCGGGATGGCGCTCCTGTGACAGTGCAGTACCGGGCGCATGGTGAGGTGGCACGGGCAACGTTGCGATTGCTTGATACCGGCAGCCGGGAAACTCATTCTGGCAGAACCGGGCGGTTCAGCGTCGTCTTTGATGACCCTCGCACCGCAGTGGCGCCGGGGCAGGCGATGGTCGTGTATGGCGATGGCGAAGCGTTCCCGCATGATCGGGTGCTCGGCGGCGGATGGATCGAACGGACACACCGTCCGGATCGAGTGGTGACAGAATCCGCATCTGTCAACGCGTGATTGCTCGCCGTAGACTTGCCCATGACAGGTTTCAGATGGCAGCTTCTTCGCGCGGGACGATTCAGTCTCGATGCGGGTTCGATGATGGGGCTGATCCCGCGCGTTGTGTGGGAGAAGTCGGTCCCAATCGATGATCGGCATCGCGTGCAACTTCAGCACAACTGCATCTACGCGGAAAACACGGATGCCGATGGGAATACGCATCGCGTACTCATCGAGACGGGTACAGGAAACAAACTCGACGCGAAGATGCGGAAGATCTTCGCATTGCAGGACCGGTGGGTGGGTGATGCGCTCGCGGAGATCGGTGTGGCGTGCGAGTCCATCACGGATGTCGTCGTGTCGCATCTGCACTTTGATCATGCTGGCGGTTTGACACGATTGTGCAAAGATAACGAGTCGCCGGACTGGGTTGGGCCGGGGTCTGATGGAGCCGAGATCAACGTGAAGCGATCATTTCCGAATGCGCGTGTGCATACGCAGCAACGCGAGTGGGATGATGCAATCGCGAACCGAAGCGTGATGACGCGGACGTATTACCGCGATCATCTAGAGCCGATCGAGACGCAGGTGGTCCTGCATGACTCGCACAGGCCGTTTCCGGCGGGCCTTCCGATCGATCGTGACATGAAGCCACGACTTTCCGCAATGCATCGGACAACAGAAGTTCTGCCTGGGGTGCGAGTGCTCCAGACACCAGGACACACGTGGGGTCAGCAGGCTGTGCTCTTTGATGATGATGCTGGGAACACGATTGTTTTTACGCCTGATGTGATGCCGACGCGCTGGCATTGCGGTGCAGCGTACAGCCTTGCGTATGACGTTGAACCGTACACGAGCATGATCTCAAAGTCGTGGCTGCTCGCTGAGGCAGCAAAGCACAACTGGGTGCTGGTGCTCGACCACGAACCCGGTCAGCCGTGTGTGCGCGTACATGATGACGGGCACGGATGGTTTGCTCTTGAAGACGCTGATGTAGCGCAGGCCAAAGCCGCAATGGAGCATGCGTGACCACACCATCTGCTTCCAAGGTCTGGACCAGCCGCGAGTTGCAGTCGTGGATGATCAGCGCATTCCAGAAGGCTGGTGTGGAGCCGGCGCGGTTGTGTGCAGAGACGCTGCTGTGTCATGTGCTCAAGTGCGATCGGTTGCGTCTGATGATGGATCAGGATCGGCCGGCAAACGAGCAGGAACGCGGGCAGCTTCGGGAACTCGTGGCACGCGCACTCAAGCACGAACCGGTGCAGTACCTTGTCGGTCATTGGCCGTTCTATGGTGTTGATCTGAAGGTTGACAAGCGTGCGCTCATTCCGAGGCCTTGCACTGAGCAACTGGTTGATATTGCGATCAATCACATTCGCACGTTGGAACTCGATCGTCAGGCTCGTGTGCTTGATATGTGTACTGGATCAGGCTGTATCGCGATTGCAATAGCAAAGCAGTGTCCGGATGTGCAGATCATTGCGACCGATATTGATGCCGATGCGCTCTCGCTCGCCAGAGAGAATGTTGAGCGGTGTGGTGCTGGAGATCGTGTCACATTGCTGCAGGGTGATCTATACAGGGCGCTGCCCGAGGGCACACCATTGTTCGATGTGCTGGTGAGCAATCCGCCGTACATCACGGATACAGAATGGGAGCATGTTGCACCGCGCGTGAAGGACTATGAGCCGACCATCGCGCTTCGAGGCGGGACTAATGGGATGCAGTGTGTTGGATCAGTAATCGAGGGTGCGGAACAGCACCTCGTTCAGGGCGGGTTGATAGTAGTGGAGATCACGCCACCGATTGCTGAGGCATGCCTGCAAATGGCGTCTGCGGGGCCTTGGAATGCGAGCCGAATCGTCCAGGATCACGACAGATTGCAACGGTTTTGGGCTGGAACCCGTCTATAACGCGCATCAAATCGTCCTATAACATACAATATGGCCAGTATTTCTGCAAATCTGGCTCTTTGTGCCGGTTTTGCTGGTCGTACGGAAAAGTCGGTGTAGATTGGTTTTAACGGTTCTATCTGCATCGGGCGAAAGCTCGGCATGAGGTCGTAGGTAGGCCAACATTTTCTTGTGCTGGCATTTTGTAATCGCTGGCAGAGGGGGTTTGTTGTGAGAGATTATCTATTGCGCGGTGTTTGTGCCATTGCTATTGCAGCATGTGCTGGAGTTGCGGGCGCTGACGTGTATCGATCCGAGATTGTCCGACCTATTGGCTACGGTGCCACAGGGTTTGTTTCGACTGGAGACAGCGGGAATGGCGCTGTGCTCGCGAACGATACCTTGTCGCTGGGCCTGTACGCGTACGCCTCATCTTCAAATACATCGTTTATTAACACTGGTGGCGATGTGCTTGTCACGAGGGGGGCTGGAGCTACCAGTCTTGGTGATAACTCCAAGGGAACTGGCGAGATCCATGCACAATGGGACGAGTTTGTCGGTACCACGACCAACACAGTGCAGGTTATCTGGCAATCAAGCGACAACTCAGACATGCTCCCTGCTGGCACTACGGTGAACGGTTTGCCAGCAAACTACCTCAACTGGCGCGTTGGAGCGACTGATCCTGTCAACTTTACACAGTATCTGCAGGACCTGAATCTTGTGACAGTGACGGTTTTTACGAGCAGTAATGGCGGGCAGTCATTTGACGTTCATGACCTTACTTCATTGTTCTCGTCAGGCTGGAATGGCACCGATATCAACCATGCTCTAATTCTTGCAGGTCTTGGGACGAACATGCTCATTGCTGAGTACGAGTTTGAATACACACTGGTCCCATCGCCGGGTGTGGGAATCCTGATGGGTGGGTTTGGGTTGCTCGCCAGCCGTCGGAGACGATAAACTCGCTTCCCGCCTTGTTGGTTTCTGGACGTACCTGCAGCTTGAGTTTCAAGCGCAGCAGAACAAGAAGGCGGGTTCTTGCACCGCAGATCCGGGAGAAGATCTGCAGCACAAGCTTCCGCCCGCGAGTTGGATCTTCGTGATTCAACCGCAACGCCACGACGGCGCCGCTGCACCAGGCGGCGTCGTCTTTTTTCTATACGCTGTCAGTCGTCTGAGCGGTTGCAATCCTGACAACTCTGTGTCGTGTTTCCACCTAGACTTCCAGAATGCAGACGTATCGAATCCGCCCGATAAGCCCAGTGATCGTTTCGCTCCTGCTTGCCGTTCTGGGATGCTCTGTGCTGGTTCGGGCACAGCAGACCGAGTTTACCCTTGATTCAGACGGCGCCTGGCAGGAGTCGCAGGCGCCTGTGGAGGGCACGGATGAGGCAGTGATTGCCAATGCTGAGCACCTTCTCGCTGAGGGAAATCCATCCGTCGCGTTGCGTGTATTGAACAGCTGGATCAGTAAGAACAAGTTTGGCGCTTCGCCGTATCTGCCCACCGCGTATCGGCTGCGAGGCGATGCCAAGGCAGCGACAGGCGCGGAGTATCGTGCGTTGTTTGACTACGAAACAGTCGCGCGAAACTTTATCGCATCTGATGAGTTTGTGACGGTGCTTGAGCGTGAGTTTGAGATCGCATCGCAGTATCTGCATGGGATGAAACGCAGGTGGCTTGGTCTTCGGGTTTTTTCCGCGACTCGTGATGGTGAACGCTTGCTGTTTCAGATTGCCGAGCGCATGCCGGGAAGCACGATGCAGGAGCGGGCGCTGCTTGAGCTCGGCGACTATTACTTCAGGCAGCGTGAGCTTGATATGGTGACCGAGACGTACCGCGTCTTCCTGCGACTGTTTCCGCGGAGTCAGGATCGCAATCTTGCGATGCGTCGGCAGGTGGATGCCAATGCAGCGAGTTATAAAGGGCCAGCCTATGACGCCTCTGGGCTTCGCGAAGCGAGAGAGCTCATTCAGGTCTTTCAGGAGGAATATCCGAACGATGCTGAGCAGGCGGGCCTGAATGACGCGCGGATTGCTCGTATTGATGAATCTCTTGCATCAGAAAAGTTGTATACAGCGAAGTGGTATCTTTCGCAGAATGACAAGCCTGCTGCGAGACTCATGCTCCGGCGGGTTGTCAGGCAGTATCCCGGCACGCTTTCGGCTCAGGAGGCTTACTCTCTATTAGAGAAGAATGGATGGTCGGTTGGCAAGGCCTCTGAGACTTCTCAGCCCGCACCCGTTGAAACGCATAACGACTCGGGTGAATCGGGTTCTGAACAGCAGGAGACCCAGCCAGCGTCTTCATCGTCTGGTGATGCTGGCAATGCAACACCACCTGCGACTCCTGGAGGTTCCTGATGCGTCGCAGTTTCTTTGGATTGTGCGGACACGTGTGCATCGGTGTGCTTGTCGTGTGTGCTTCTTTGGGTTGCACCAATATCAACCGGCCGTTCGGATACGAACCAGGCTCGGCTCATGCGACCGATGTCCAAACAGTTGCTGTTGAACTCTTTGAGAATCAGACGTTCTCTCGTGGCACTGAAGTGATGCTTGCTGACGCATTGAACAAGGAGATACAACTCCGTACGCCATGGCGAATTGCCTCTCCCGAAACCGCTGATACTGTGCTTCAGGGTGTGATTACTCGTGAGGATCTTGTGCCACTGACCACTGGCCGCGAGACTGGCATGGTGCAGGAGATGGCAGTCCGCCTGGTTACGGAGTTTACGTGGCGTGACCAGCGATCTGGTCAAGTGCGCGTGTCCAGACGCTCCTTTATTGCCGCGGAAACGTTTATTCCAT
Above is a genomic segment from Phycisphaeraceae bacterium containing:
- the prmC gene encoding peptide chain release factor N(5)-glutamine methyltransferase, translating into MTTPSASKVWTSRELQSWMISAFQKAGVEPARLCAETLLCHVLKCDRLRLMMDQDRPANEQERGQLRELVARALKHEPVQYLVGHWPFYGVDLKVDKRALIPRPCTEQLVDIAINHIRTLELDRQARVLDMCTGSGCIAIAIAKQCPDVQIIATDIDADALSLARENVERCGAGDRVTLLQGDLYRALPEGTPLFDVLVSNPPYITDTEWEHVAPRVKDYEPTIALRGGTNGMQCVGSVIEGAEQHLVQGGLIVVEITPPIAEACLQMASAGPWNASRIVQDHDRLQRFWAGTRL
- the bamD gene encoding outer membrane protein assembly factor BamD, producing MQTYRIRPISPVIVSLLLAVLGCSVLVRAQQTEFTLDSDGAWQESQAPVEGTDEAVIANAEHLLAEGNPSVALRVLNSWISKNKFGASPYLPTAYRLRGDAKAATGAEYRALFDYETVARNFIASDEFVTVLEREFEIASQYLHGMKRRWLGLRVFSATRDGERLLFQIAERMPGSTMQERALLELGDYYFRQRELDMVTETYRVFLRLFPRSQDRNLAMRRQVDANAASYKGPAYDASGLREARELIQVFQEEYPNDAEQAGLNDARIARIDESLASEKLYTAKWYLSQNDKPAARLMLRRVVRQYPGTLSAQEAYSLLEKNGWSVGKASETSQPAPVETHNDSGESGSEQQETQPASSSSGDAGNATPPATPGGS
- a CDS encoding MBL fold metallo-hydrolase encodes the protein MTGFRWQLLRAGRFSLDAGSMMGLIPRVVWEKSVPIDDRHRVQLQHNCIYAENTDADGNTHRVLIETGTGNKLDAKMRKIFALQDRWVGDALAEIGVACESITDVVVSHLHFDHAGGLTRLCKDNESPDWVGPGSDGAEINVKRSFPNARVHTQQREWDDAIANRSVMTRTYYRDHLEPIETQVVLHDSHRPFPAGLPIDRDMKPRLSAMHRTTEVLPGVRVLQTPGHTWGQQAVLFDDDAGNTIVFTPDVMPTRWHCGAAYSLAYDVEPYTSMISKSWLLAEAAKHNWVLVLDHEPGQPCVRVHDDGHGWFALEDADVAQAKAAMEHA
- the mnmA gene encoding tRNA 2-thiouridine(34) synthase MnmA; translated protein: MSGGVDSSVAAALLKEQGYEVVGVFMRLGSVGDDLEEQGAVCRIKPTGDRALKVQTKVHHQGCCSVGDANDARVVAAELGISLYVCNFTKEFGRIIDYFTDEYAHGKTPNPCVRCNDWIKFGRLFEYADMIGADFVATGHYAQLAHIDGEPVLKRGADVAKDQSYVLFGIDRARLQRMMLPVGQFEKPMIRQRAHELNLPVFDKPDSQEICFVPDNNYANLVERRVPELAHEGTILDIDGNEIGTHAGHHRFTIGQRRKLGMAFGKPTYVVDKNPASNTITVGDKTDLVIGACDVGEANWLVDTDCMRDGAPVTVQYRAHGEVARATLRLLDTGSRETHSGRTGRFSVVFDDPRTAVAPGQAMVVYGDGEAFPHDRVLGGGWIERTHRPDRVVTESASVNA
- a CDS encoding phosphoribosylformylglycinamidine synthase subunit PurQ, whose product is MGITSASNGQAAPRAVVIRTAGINCDREMARGFSAAGADVSLVHLEKVCAQPAMLDGFDLIGFPGGFSYGDDVASGRIFAMKVRRALLPALRAALDRKCPMLGICNGFQVLVQCGLLPGFESDDSVGVERGAGLTDNACGHFVDSWVRVTYQPNTHCVWTQGLDSLGDDARLLPVAHGEGRFVAHDRKVLDAIESANLGVIRYEDNFNGSDGAIAGLCDPSGLVLGLMPHPDRFLEWTRHPYWTRLPQSLLATEAPGLASFRNAVRYAAEHAVRDNGVAQQAC